Below is a window of Deinococcus sonorensis KR-87 DNA.
CAGGTGCTGGCCCGCCAGAGCGTGCAGGACAACCTGGAACTTGGCGCGTACACCCGGCGCAACGCGGCGGAGATTCGCAGCGACATCGAGCAGCAGTACGCCCGCTTCCCCCGGCTGCGGGAGCGGCGGCACCAGATGGCCGGCACCCTCTCCGGCGGGGAACAGCAGATGCTCGCCATCGCCCGCGCCCTGATGAGCCGCCCCCGCCTGCTGCTGCTGGACGAACCGAGCCTGGGCCTGGCCCCGATCATCGTGCTGGAGATCTTCGGCATCATCCGGGAACTCAACGCCCAGGGCGTGACCATGCTGCTGGTGGAACAGAACGCCAAACTCGCGATGCAGAACAGCCACCGCACCTACGTGATGGAGGCCGGGCAGGTCACGTTCAGCGGGCCGTCCCAGCAGATGGTCAGCGACGAGCGGGTGCTGCACGCCTACCTGGGCGGCTGAAGAACCGGTGAGGCTCTGCCCGTGCCCGGTGTGGCCGCGTAGAATCGTGCGGTGAACGAGCGGGCGCTGGTGCTGGGGGGAGGCGGGTCGTCCGGCCAGGCCTGGTCGATCGGGGTGACCGCCGGCCTGTATGACGCTGGGCTGGACGTCCGACAGGCCGATCTGATCATCGGAACGTCCGCCGGGGCGACAGTGGCGGTTCAGCTCAGCGGCGCGGACGAGCCGCCGTCGCTGCTGGCGTCCATCCTGGCTGCGCCGGGTCCGGTCACCGCTGGGGGCCGTGTCCCGAACCGGCCGGTGATCGAACAGCTCGAGCGAACCGGCCGGATCATCGCCGCCGCCGAGGATGCGCCCGACATGCGCCGCCGGATGGGCGCGGCGGCGCTCGACCTGGAGGCCGCGGCGGACGGCTCCTGGGCACCGCGCTGGCGCGCCATCGTCGCCGCCCGGCTGCCCAGCGCGCACTGGCCGGCAAGGCCCCTGCTGATCACGGCGGTGAACGCCCGCACCGGTGAACCGGTCGTGTTCGACCGTCACAGCGGCGTGGACCTCGCGGACGCGGTGGCCGCCAGCACGTCCAGCGGCCTGCCGTACCCCATCGGGGGCCACCGCTACATCGACGGTGGGTACCGGCGCAACGAGAACGCCGATCTGGCTGCAGGATACGCGCGGGTGCTGGTGCTGTCCCCCTTCGGTGGCCGGTCGCGGCACCCGCTGGAGTGGGGCCTGCACCTCGCCACGCAGGTTGAGGACCTGCGCGCGGGCGGCAGCCGCGTGGAACCCATCGTCCCGGACCCCCAGGACGAGCACTTGTTCGGCGCCCAGGCCATGGACCTGTCGCTGCGGGTGCCGGTCGCCCAGGCGGGGTACCGCCAGGGACACGCCCTGGCCGGACCGCTCACTGAATTCTGGCGCTGACGCCTGTGCGCCGGTGACGTGGGCCTCCAGGTGCAGCCGCAGTGAGGTGCGCGGTCACGGGTCTCCATGCCGGGCCCACCGTCACTGGGTCCGCAGCACCGGTGCATCCTGCCTCGTCAGGTGATTTTGTCCACCTGAGTGGGTGCTTTTGATGGTTTCGGGCCTGCGCCTGAGCACCTACAGTGCAGGCATCTCGATCTGCGCCAGACAGGGGTGGACCGCGACACGCACCACATGGAGGGATTCATGGCGACACTGACACCGGAACAGACCGCGGCATACCATGAGCAGGGCTATCTGCATGTCCAGGGTTTCCTGAGCCCGGAAGAGGCCAGGGCCCTGCGGGAGGAATGCCATGCGCTGGCCACGCGGCTGCAGGCACAGCGCAGCATCGAAGCGACCTGGGGCAGCGCCCAGCAGGTCACCATGGTCAAAACCCAGCTGCTGCACTGCCATGACGTGCAGTTCCACGCCGCCGCCTTCACCCGGCTGCTCGCCGACCCCCGTATCGGGGGCGCCGCCGCGGACCTGATCGGCCCGAACGTGGAACTGCACCACAACAAGATGTTCATCAAGCCGCCGGAGAAAGGCTCGCCGTTCCCCCTGCACCAGGACCACCCGTTCTTCCCGCACGAGAAGCACAGCATGATGGCGGTCATCCTGCATTTCGATGACGCGCCCGAGGAGAAGGGCTGCCTGCGGGTGGTGCCCGGATCACACCACCAGGGGCCTCTGGAGCACATCGAGACGGGCGGCTGGCACCTCTCCACCGACGAGTATCCGCTGGAATCGGCGGTGGCGGTGCCGGCCAGGGCGGGCGACGCGGTGTTCTTTTCATACCTGACGATTCACGGCTCGGGAGTGAACGTCAGCAACGAAGCGCGCACAACGCTGCTGATTCAGATGCGCAGCGCGGACGACCGGCCGACCGTCGACACGCACCCGTCCCGCGGACAGGGCATGATGCTCGCCGGCATTCACTGAACCCCGGCGGGGAACGGCAGGGTGGTCCCAGGGAGGGGTGGGCGACCCGCTCTGAGGTCTCCCATGACTGGGAGCGGCTGAACGGAAGCGCAACGCTGCTCAGGGTGGACGCCGGCGGATTTCGGTGGGCGCGTGCCCCAGCGACGTGCGGATGACGCGGCTGAACAGCCGGGCATCCGGAATGCCGACCTGCTCGGCGATAATCCGGATTGGCAGCGTGGTGTTGTGCAGCAGGTGCCGGGCGCGTTCGACCCGCCGCTTTCGGATATAGGCGACCACGGTCATGCCGAGCGAGGCGCGAAACTGCCGGGTCAGGTGATTGTGCGACACGTGTACGGCCGCCGCGAGGTCACGGACCGTCAGCGGCTCGTTGAGGTGCAGTTCGATGATCGCGCGCGCCCGCACAACGCACGGGGGGTGGGCGTGCACCTCAACCGTTCCGAGCGGCGTGCGGTCCGCGATCTGCCACAGCACGTCCCACAACCGCACGTCGGCGCGGGTGGGATTCATGGAAAAGGCCCTGGACGCGTCCTCTAGGGCCCGGTTGACCGCTACGAAATCCTGGCCCAGGTCCTGCATGGCGGGCACCGTGACGGCCGGTGCCAACTCGGTGGTCTGAGCGAAGTGAAAATGGGCGCAGAGGTGTTCTGAGCGGTGCGGGAAGGTATAGACGGTTTCCACCCCCGGCGGGATGAGGCTGACATGTCCGGGCCTGATCGGCAGGTCGTGCTGCTGAACGGTGACGGTGCCGTGATACCGGTAGATGTGCAGCGCCCAGTTCCCGAGCAGCTGGTGGCGTTCTGTTCTGTTCGGCCCGTGAATCCCCACGCCGATGAAGACCGCTTCGGGCCGCAGGTGCAGCGGAATGGAGACGTGAAGCGGCGTGGAGAGCATGCGGTTCCTCAAGGGTGGCGGTGGGTGATGGAGCCGAAGAGCGCGTGACGGTGACCGCTCCACTCTAGGACAGCGGCACCTGCGCTCAGTGAGTGGGAGCGCTCGACCGGCCAGCGACTTTGCAAAGGGGCCGCGCGTGGTCAGGATCAACGCGGCCAGCGCAGGGGAGATTGCTTTTGAGCATTTGCCCGGTTTTCGGCAGCAAGGTGGCATTTTAACTTTTCCATCTGTGCTTTTGACTGGCAGCATCATTCCCGGAAATGTGGCCCTGCGGGATGCGCCCTCCCCGTCACGTTCTGGCGTCCGGGTGCACATTCTTGGCAATGTTGCAGACGTTCGCCGCGCTGCTGGCGCTTCAGTCCTGGCCCCTGTCCTGGGTGGCTGATTCCGCTCACCCACCCGGGGCTCTCACTTCGGCCCTCCTGGGCTGGCGATAAAGCTCCACTGGCCGCTGAGGGCCCCCGACATGTCGCTCAGCGCATCTTTCGAGCCGCTGATCGAGCCTTTCGTGACGCCTATCTTCACGCTGGTCGTGATGGAGACCCCCGCGTCCACCAGGCCGTGCTGACCCCAGGTGACGTAGGTGCCCTGCTGGGAACTCACCCCGGTGGTGGTGCCCGGCACGCTCACGCCCTCCTGAATGCCCACTGTCACGGTGTATTCCTGGCGCCCGAACTTCTCGGAGATCTGCCCGAAGGCGCCGATCCAGCCGGGCGAGGTGGCACTCAGGGTCAGCGTGTCGCACGAGATTTCGAAGCTCAGGACGCTGACGCTGTAGGCGAGGCTCAGGCCGTCGAAGACCGCCTTGCACGGATCGGCGCGCTTCAGCGTCAGGTCGCCGGCGACCTGCTCCGCCGTGCCGGATACCCCGCCGTCCACGCAGAACGACTGCACCGTCTGCACGTCGCGCGCCCACGCCGCCGCAAGCTCCACATACCCCAGCCAGCTGCTCACGGCGGCCGCTTCCGCCTGCAGCGAGGCCCGCTCGTGCCACAGGCCGTCACTGTAGTTCGCGGCGAGCGCGCTGACCAGCCGGTACCGGGCCTTCATCAGGGCCCCGAGGTTCGGCGCGTTGCCGTGCATCGCCTCACGCCAGCGGTCGTTCTGGGTGGCGAGCGCCGCCGCACACGCCGAGAGGTTGCCCTTCAACTGATCCAGGATGCAGCCGCCTTCACAGTGGAAGAAGTCCATGTCCACCTGCGTGACGGCGAGGTCGGACTGCTGCCACGCGCTGAGCAGCGTCCGGACCTCCGGTTCGTCGTCCACAGAGAGCACGGCCCGCCAGATCGCCGCCCGCCGCTCCTGCACCAGTGGGGAGGCCGGCGGCCGGGCACGCAGCCGCGCCTCCACATCGCTCTGCCGCTGCGTGATGGCGACGAGGCGCTGTGCGAGGTCGGCCGCCAGCTTCCGGTACGGGTCGGCGAGGGCCGCCGCATCGGCACCCGAGCGGGGCAGCCGGAGGTTCGGCAGCGAGACGTCCTGCCCGTGGGTGAGGTCGAACGTGAAGGCGGCCGGCAGGTGCGACTCGGCGGCCGGGCGGCTGGCGGTTGCGCCCGGCGTGCCGGACGATGGGGCCACCTCGCCCGCCGGACCGGTCGGCGTCTTCGGGGGCGGGGTGCGGCGCAGCCCCGCGCGGGCAACGGTCGCGGCCTGGGCCGGCTTCCCCTCACAGGTCAGCACGCGCGCCAGCCCCAGACGGGCCTCGGCCAGCCGCGGCTCGGCAGTTGTGGCAGCGGTCAGGGCAGTCTCCGCTTCCTTCCAGCGGCGCAGGTCAGAGAGGGCCAGGCCACGGTTGGCGTTCAGCGTCGCTGTGGACGACCAGCCGAGCGCGCCGGGGCCGCCCTTGCCGAGCTTCCCGGCCGCCTCCAGCACGACCAGGGCCTCGCCCGGCATCCCGAGCGTTTCGAGCACGCCGCTGAGATTGACGAGGTGCTGGGGATTGTTCGGCTCCAGGCGCTGGGCGGTCAGGAGCGCGGCAAGCGCCGCGTTCGGCTTGCCAAGCATCGCGGCGGCGAGTGCGGCCCGGGACGCGTTCCCGGCATTCCCCGCGTCGCGGCTGCTCTGGAAGGCGTTCCACCCCGCCGCCTCATGCTGCTCCAGCCAGCCCTGCGCGTGCTTGAGCGCCTCAGCCAGCGATGTGGGAACCTCCGGCGTGGCCAGGGGAGCGGCGTTCGCGTAGTTCGCGCGCATCTGTGCGAGCGTGTGTTCCATTGTGGCGCGGTTCGGATCGTCGGCCTTCATGGACGCGACGAGCGCTTCCATGCCCCGGTAGGCCTGCAACGCATCGGGCGACACCTTCGACGTGTCGAAGCCGCTGGGCTCGCAGGCGGCGAAGCTCGGCAGGACCGCGACGTAGCTCGCCTCGGGCGGCAGGGAACGGGCGTCACTCCAGGCGCGGGACGGGACCGGGGCGGCGAGCGCGGTGGAGGTAAGCGCCAGAACCAGCAGGAGCCTTCGCTTCATGCCCGTACCGTATTCAGCTGGGCATGGCTGCGGGATGGCATCAGGGGCGTGCCTGAGCACGAGGGGCAAGGCGCGCCTTGTTCCAGGGGTGGCACCGCACAGGCAGCCTCTGCGGTTGTCGGGCATGCCGCTTCTCCAGGCAGATCTGCTGATTTCGGCCGGCAATCATGATCAACCCCGGTCTTGACAGCCCAAAGGTTTAGGCCTAAAGTCTCGGCATGTCAGACGAGGGACACGACAGGCGGCGCGAGCAGAGCTTCCGGCGTCCTGCCATCCTCAGCTGGCTGCGACTCGCCCTGGTCGTTCAGCGGACCACGAACGACGCACGGCCGCTGTTCCGGACCTTCGACCTCACGGGCGCCCAGTTCGATGTGATCGCACAGATCGGCGCCCACCCCGGCCTGCCCCAGCATCAGCTCGGTGCCCAGCTCCGGGTGACGGAGGGCAACGTCAGTCAGCTGATTCAGACCCTCGAACACCGGGGCCTGGTGGAGCGCCGTGTGGACGGCCGGTCCAAGCGCCTGTTCCTGACCGCGCGAGGCCGCGCCCTCTTCGATCAGGTGGTGCCGCAGCACGAGGACTGGGTGGCCGAGCGCTTCAGCGTGCTGACGGCGGAGGAGCAGGCGGAGTTGCTGCGTCTGCTGCACAAGCTCGACCGTGCGCACCGGGCGGATCCGCAGCTGGACCCCGCCCCTTCCTCAAGCGGCCCACCACCTTCCGGCCAGCTTGCTCACCAGGATGACCCCGCACCGCGCGGCTGACCCCAGCCAGTTTCCTTGCCTGCGCCGCCCCCCGAAGCCCTCATCAGGAGTCTCCATGCAACTTGGCATCGACAGTTTCGCCGCCGTGGTCTCGGACCCGGCCACCGGGGTCACCCTCGGCGCGGACACCCGGCTCGCTCACCTGCTCGAAGAGATCACGCTCGCTGACGAGGTGGGTCTGGATTCCTTCGGGGTGGGGGAGCATCACCGGCAGGAATACCTGGACGCGGCGCCCGCCCTGATTCTCGCAGCGGCGGCGGCCCGGACCCGGCGCATCCGCCTGACGAGCGCAGTCACGGTACTCAGCGCCGACGATCCGGTGCGCGTGTTCCAGCAGTTCGCCACCCTCGACCTGCTCTCGGGAGGGCGGGCCGAGATCGTGGCGGGGCGCGGCTCCTCCATTGAGGCCTTTCCGCTGTTCGGCTATGACCTCGGCAACTACGACGCGCTGTTCGAGGAGAAACTGGGCCTGCTGCTCGCCCTGCGGGAACAGACCCACGTCCACTGGTCCGGCCGCTTTCGCGCGCCGCTGACCGGACAGGGGGTGTACCCCCGGCCGCTTCAGAACCCGCTGCCGATCTGGCTGGGCGTGGGCGGCACGCCCGAGTCCTTCGTGCGTGCGGGGACGCTGGGCCTGCCGCTGATGGTGGCGATCATCGGCGGGGACTTCCGGCGATTCCGGCCCTTAGTGGAGCTGTACCGCGAGGCGGGCCACCGGGCTGGGCACCGCTCGGAAACGTTGCGGGTCGGTGTACACGCCTTCGGCTTCGTGGGGGAGACGGCACGGGGGGCCGCCGATGACTTCTACCCCGGGTACGCGCGCCTGCTGACCACCATCGGCCGCGAGCGCGGCTGGGCGCCCCCCAGCCGCTCAGCTTTCGATGCCGCGTGCGGACCGGGTGGGCCCTACCTCATCGGCGACGTGGCGGCGGTAACCGACAAGGTGCATTACGTGAGGGAGGCGCTAGGGGGCGTGAACCGCCTGACCTTCCAGATGACCAATGTGCTGATGCCGCACGACCGGATGTTGCGGTCGATCGAACTGCTCGGCAGCGAAGTGGCTCCGCTGGTGCGTCAGACGGCACCGCATCCGGAAGCTGTTCGTTAACCATACTGGACCCCACGGTCCCGTACTCTCAGCCCATAATCTCGACTGGACCTCCATTCCTGGGGCTCATCGCCACCCGGTTCGGCGATGCCTGCCTCTGTTCTGAACGCCCTTCCGCGCCGCCACCGTTTGCCCGCCCACCCACGACCAAGGAGAGCACCATGACGAACCCCAGAATCGCCGTCATTATCGGCAGCACCCGCGACACCCGCTTCGCCGACAAGCCCACCGAGTGGTTCATGAAACGCGCTTCGGCCAGGACCGATCTTGACTTCGAGGTGCTGGACCTGCGCGACTTTCCCCTGCCGTTCTTCAACGAGGTGGCGTCCAACGCCTGGGCGCCCACACAGAACGAGGTCGGGCAGCGCTGGCAGCGCACGCTTGCCGAGTTCGACGGCTTCGTGATCATCACGGCCGAGTACAACCACGCGCCCACGGCTGCCCTTAAGAACGCCCTGGATTACGCGTATCCGGAATGGAACAAGAAGCCGGTGTCTTTTGTCGGCTACGGATCTGTGGGCGCGGCCCGGGCCATTGAACACCTGCGGGGGATCGCGGTGGAATTGCAGATGGCACCGTTGCGCACCGCCGTGCACATCCAGGGCGGTGACTTCATCGGAGTGTGGCAGCAGGGCAAAAGCCTGGAGGAGCTGACGTACCTGGAGCCGGGGGTCACGGCCCTGTTCGAGGAGCTGGCGTGGTGGGCAAATGCCCTCAGGACAGCGCGAGAGATGACGACCCCGCCCCAGGAAATTCAGGTGTCCTCCTCCTGAACTTGAGGTCAGCCGCCTCCGATGGAAGAGCTGCATTGCTGGAGCACGGCGTGTTGTGCTGCGTTTGGGCCCGGGGAGGGGCGCGGCACTGTGGGGCTTGGCAAGACCTTCCAATCCACACGACCGGAAGAGTGACGGGTTTCAGGCCATCAGCTGCATAGGCGTGTCAGGACGTCCCGCTCCTTCCCGGAGCGGGACGCTCATTTTTTGTCCTGCAGCGTGTAATCGCGCCCGCCGATGCGGACGAAGCCGGTGCTCATCTTCTGGCCGTCGGTGTCGGCCAGGAACGCAAAGGAGCGCACCACCCGGCCATCTGCATACTTCAGTTCCAGCGTGTTGCCCACAAAGCGGTAGGTGCCGCTGCTGCTGCGGCTGCTCTGGGCGGTCACCCCGCCGGTCGTGGTGCCGCTCGAGGTGCCAGTGTCGGTGAAGGTCGAGCTGAACCCGCCGGACGAATCTCTCGTGAAGCGGCCGTCCGGCGAGAAGCGCAGGAAGGCCTCGGAATAGCTGCTGGTCATGCCGCCCATCCCGACCGAGCCGGAGAAGCTGCGGTACGCGCCGTTCAGCTTCAATCCAGCGACACTGCGGATGGGAATCAGGGTGGTGCCGCCCAGGTCATACCGCCCGTCCGTTGTCTTCCTTAGCGGCCTGGGCTTTCCCGCGCCGATCCTGAGCTGACCGCCCTGAAGACTGTAGACCTCGCACAGCGGCAGGCCGTTGAGCTTCGTGCGCGTGCAGTCGGCGTCCCCCAGCCCGGTGTCCGGCTCGCGGGTGTACACGTACCCGCTCTTGTCGAAGATGTAGAAGTCCCAGCACAGGCCGCCGCAGTACCCGCCCACGTCCATCTGCCAGCTGGCGTAGGCGCCCGAGAGGCCCCCCGATCCCTTGGGTGGTGCGGGCGCCTTCGCCGTGCCGTAGCGGGGGAGAGGTGTGGGTTTCACCACCGTCGTGCAGTCCACCTTCCGGGCATCGACGCGCCGCTGGCCGTCCTCACTCTCCTGATAGGTGGCGCTCTGACCGTCCCAGGGGCCGCCGGTGAAGTCCACGTCGCTCCAGTCCTCGTCCTGGTCGCTCAGCACGTCCACGGTGTAACGGCCCTCACCGCCGCCCACCCGGTACCGTCCGCCGGTGAGAAATTCCAGCGTGCCGGCGCTGGTGCCCTTCCCGTCGGAGGCGACACAGGGGTACTGGCCGACCTTGGGGGTTTTGAGCCCGAATTCAAGTTTCGCGAGGTTCTCGCGCGCGCCCGCCTGATAACACACGTAATCGCGCTCCTGTGCCCCGACGTTTCGCAGGCTGAAGTCCTGCCCCTCATCGCCGAAACTCAGGTAGCCCTCGTCGGACCCGCCGAGCGGACCGCCCTGCCAGCCAATCTTGCGCAGACTGCCGTCCTTGCGCACCGCGAAGGTGCCACCGCCCGCGGCCGTGCGGTACGCCGTGCCGTTCAGGATTTGCACGATGAGGTGGGGCCGCGCCACATCGTCGCCCTGCCGCTCCTCGTAGCAATGGAACTCACCGGGGATCAAGGCGTCCTCGGGGTGACCCCCCGCCTTGACGAACTCGGCGGCGTTGAGCGTTTTGATGGCGGGTAGGGTGGCGGGGCCCGGCGTGGGCTGGGGTGCCGGTTTCGCCTGCGTGGTCGCGGTTGAGGCATTCGGCGTGGTGGAAGGTTTTGCCGTTGCCGCACCCTTCGCCACGTCCACCGAGTCTGCGAGGGCGTTCAGGCCTGCCTGGTATTTCTCCACGAGGGCGAGGCTGGACGCCTGATAGAGCAGCAGCACTGCCCGGCGCGTCTGTCCCTGCCCGAAGGTGCCCGCCACGTAGAAGCGGTACTGTGGCTCGCCCGATTGACCCATGATCACGGCGGCCTGTGACAAGACCGTCTCGCCATCCTGCGCCGTATTCGTCTCGATGGGCGTGGTGTTCAGCACCTGCACGT
It encodes the following:
- a CDS encoding Atu2307/SP_0267 family LLM class monooxygenase — encoded protein: MQLGIDSFAAVVSDPATGVTLGADTRLAHLLEEITLADEVGLDSFGVGEHHRQEYLDAAPALILAAAAARTRRIRLTSAVTVLSADDPVRVFQQFATLDLLSGGRAEIVAGRGSSIEAFPLFGYDLGNYDALFEEKLGLLLALREQTHVHWSGRFRAPLTGQGVYPRPLQNPLPIWLGVGGTPESFVRAGTLGLPLMVAIIGGDFRRFRPLVELYREAGHRAGHRSETLRVGVHAFGFVGETARGAADDFYPGYARLLTTIGRERGWAPPSRSAFDAACGPGGPYLIGDVAAVTDKVHYVREALGGVNRLTFQMTNVLMPHDRMLRSIELLGSEVAPLVRQTAPHPEAVR
- a CDS encoding phytanoyl-CoA dioxygenase family protein gives rise to the protein MATLTPEQTAAYHEQGYLHVQGFLSPEEARALREECHALATRLQAQRSIEATWGSAQQVTMVKTQLLHCHDVQFHAAAFTRLLADPRIGGAAADLIGPNVELHHNKMFIKPPEKGSPFPLHQDHPFFPHEKHSMMAVILHFDDAPEEKGCLRVVPGSHHQGPLEHIETGGWHLSTDEYPLESAVAVPARAGDAVFFSYLTIHGSGVNVSNEARTTLLIQMRSADDRPTVDTHPSRGQGMMLAGIH
- a CDS encoding MarR family winged helix-turn-helix transcriptional regulator; the encoded protein is MSDEGHDRRREQSFRRPAILSWLRLALVVQRTTNDARPLFRTFDLTGAQFDVIAQIGAHPGLPQHQLGAQLRVTEGNVSQLIQTLEHRGLVERRVDGRSKRLFLTARGRALFDQVVPQHEDWVAERFSVLTAEEQAELLRLLHKLDRAHRADPQLDPAPSSSGPPPSGQLAHQDDPAPRG
- a CDS encoding ABC transporter ATP-binding protein, translated to MALLDIENLSVNYGAIQAVRGLSLSVEEGEIVTLIGANGAGKTSTLRAVSRMLRAREGSIRFAGRELSRLPPDEAVRLGVAQSPEGRQVLARQSVQDNLELGAYTRRNAAEIRSDIEQQYARFPRLRERRHQMAGTLSGGEQQMLAIARALMSRPRLLLLDEPSLGLAPIIVLEIFGIIRELNAQGVTMLLVEQNAKLAMQNSHRTYVMEAGQVTFSGPSQQMVSDERVLHAYLGG
- a CDS encoding NADPH-dependent FMN reductase; this translates as MTNPRIAVIIGSTRDTRFADKPTEWFMKRASARTDLDFEVLDLRDFPLPFFNEVASNAWAPTQNEVGQRWQRTLAEFDGFVIITAEYNHAPTAALKNALDYAYPEWNKKPVSFVGYGSVGAARAIEHLRGIAVELQMAPLRTAVHIQGGDFIGVWQQGKSLEELTYLEPGVTALFEELAWWANALRTAREMTTPPQEIQVSSS
- a CDS encoding AraC family transcriptional regulator, with the translated sequence MLSTPLHVSIPLHLRPEAVFIGVGIHGPNRTERHQLLGNWALHIYRYHGTVTVQQHDLPIRPGHVSLIPPGVETVYTFPHRSEHLCAHFHFAQTTELAPAVTVPAMQDLGQDFVAVNRALEDASRAFSMNPTRADVRLWDVLWQIADRTPLGTVEVHAHPPCVVRARAIIELHLNEPLTVRDLAAAVHVSHNHLTRQFRASLGMTVVAYIRKRRVERARHLLHNTTLPIRIIAEQVGIPDARLFSRVIRTSLGHAPTEIRRRPP
- a CDS encoding patatin-like phospholipase family protein produces the protein MNERALVLGGGGSSGQAWSIGVTAGLYDAGLDVRQADLIIGTSAGATVAVQLSGADEPPSLLASILAAPGPVTAGGRVPNRPVIEQLERTGRIIAAAEDAPDMRRRMGAAALDLEAAADGSWAPRWRAIVAARLPSAHWPARPLLITAVNARTGEPVVFDRHSGVDLADAVAASTSSGLPYPIGGHRYIDGGYRRNENADLAAGYARVLVLSPFGGRSRHPLEWGLHLATQVEDLRAGGSRVEPIVPDPQDEHLFGAQAMDLSLRVPVAQAGYRQGHALAGPLTEFWR